A window of Synchiropus splendidus isolate RoL2022-P1 chromosome 9, RoL_Sspl_1.0, whole genome shotgun sequence contains these coding sequences:
- the mtx2 gene encoding metaxin-2 isoform X1, whose product MSLAAEAFVSQMAAAEPWPESATLYQPLREDQILLSDCASSLAVQTYLRMCGLPVQVVCRANAEYMSPSGKIPFIHVGNQVVSELSPIVQFTKAKGHSLSDSLDDVQRAEMKAYMELVNNMLLTAELYIQWCDDATAAEISRPRYASPYSWPLGSVLAYQKQWEVRRKMNAIGWGVKTLGQVYEDVSQCCQALSQRLGTQPYFFNKQPTELDALVFGHLFTILTTRLTSTELAERIKGYSNLLSFCRRIEQTYFEEKSS is encoded by the exons ATGTCTTTGGCGGCGGAGGCCTTTGTGTCACAGATGGCGG CTGCCGAGCCGTGGCCTGAGAGTGCGACCTTGTACCAGCCGCTGCGAG aagacCAGATTCTGCTGTCAGACTGCGCCTCGTCTCTGGCTGTGCAG ACCTACCTGCGGATGTGTGGTCTGCCTGTGCAGGTGGTCTGCAGGGCCAATGCTGAATACATGTCGCCCTCTG GCAAGATTCCATTTATCCATGTGGGGAACCAGGTGGTGTCAGAGCTCAGCCCCATCGTTCAGTTCACTAAAGCCAAA GGTCACTCACTGAGTGACAGCCTGGATGACGTCCAGAGGGCAGAAATGAAGGCGTATATGGAGCTGGTCAATAACATGCTGCTCACTGCTGAG CTGTACATCCAGTGGTGTGACGATGCAACAGCGGCTGAG ATTTCTCGTCCCAGGTACGCCAGTCCCTACTCGTGGCCCCTCGGCAGCGTCCTGGCATACCAGAAGCAGTGGGAGGTCCGCAGAAAGATGAATGCCATCGGCTGGGGAGTCAAGACCCTGGGGCAG GTTTATGAGGACGTGAGTCAGTGCTGCCAGGCTCTGTCACAGCGGCTGGGAACCCAGCCGTACTTCTTCAATAAACA ACCCACAGAACTGGACGCGCTGGTGTTCGGTCACCTCTTCACCATCCTGACCACCAGGCTGACCAGTACGGAGCTGGCAGAGAGGATCAAAGGCTACAGCAACCTGCTGTCATTCTGCAGACGCATCGAACAGACCTACTTCGAGGAGAAGAGCTCGTGA
- the mtx2 gene encoding metaxin-2 isoform X2 gives MSLAAEAFVSQMAEDQILLSDCASSLAVQTYLRMCGLPVQVVCRANAEYMSPSGKIPFIHVGNQVVSELSPIVQFTKAKGHSLSDSLDDVQRAEMKAYMELVNNMLLTAELYIQWCDDATAAEISRPRYASPYSWPLGSVLAYQKQWEVRRKMNAIGWGVKTLGQVYEDVSQCCQALSQRLGTQPYFFNKQPTELDALVFGHLFTILTTRLTSTELAERIKGYSNLLSFCRRIEQTYFEEKSS, from the exons ATGTCTTTGGCGGCGGAGGCCTTTGTGTCACAGATGGCGG aagacCAGATTCTGCTGTCAGACTGCGCCTCGTCTCTGGCTGTGCAG ACCTACCTGCGGATGTGTGGTCTGCCTGTGCAGGTGGTCTGCAGGGCCAATGCTGAATACATGTCGCCCTCTG GCAAGATTCCATTTATCCATGTGGGGAACCAGGTGGTGTCAGAGCTCAGCCCCATCGTTCAGTTCACTAAAGCCAAA GGTCACTCACTGAGTGACAGCCTGGATGACGTCCAGAGGGCAGAAATGAAGGCGTATATGGAGCTGGTCAATAACATGCTGCTCACTGCTGAG CTGTACATCCAGTGGTGTGACGATGCAACAGCGGCTGAG ATTTCTCGTCCCAGGTACGCCAGTCCCTACTCGTGGCCCCTCGGCAGCGTCCTGGCATACCAGAAGCAGTGGGAGGTCCGCAGAAAGATGAATGCCATCGGCTGGGGAGTCAAGACCCTGGGGCAG GTTTATGAGGACGTGAGTCAGTGCTGCCAGGCTCTGTCACAGCGGCTGGGAACCCAGCCGTACTTCTTCAATAAACA ACCCACAGAACTGGACGCGCTGGTGTTCGGTCACCTCTTCACCATCCTGACCACCAGGCTGACCAGTACGGAGCTGGCAGAGAGGATCAAAGGCTACAGCAACCTGCTGTCATTCTGCAGACGCATCGAACAGACCTACTTCGAGGAGAAGAGCTCGTGA